A genomic window from Lotus japonicus ecotype B-129 chromosome 1, LjGifu_v1.2 includes:
- the LOC130739923 gene encoding F-box/kelch-repeat protein At1g74510-like isoform X1, producing the protein MKPITSSILFNLNSLILSIDMLEGPSFLVSRDLPSSCEQETEWIYNTCRVMELTNNKRRLELEEEAVLRKSCKLSDAAEEQETRKNFLELSLSLNQSNDQNRAGDQSDSSSLIHQLGRDITINCLLRCSRSDYGSIASLNQSFRSLIRSGELYRLRRQMGIIEHWVYFSCNLPEWEAFDPNSGRWMRLPRMPSNECFICSDKESLAVGTELLVFGKEIMSPVIYRYSILMNSWSSGMEMNIPRCLFGSASLGEVAILAGGCDPHGNILSSAELYNSETGTWEILPNMNKARKMCSGVFLDGKFYVIGGIGIGCSKQLTSGEEFDLQTRKWREIPNMFPRRNGGSGVTELPPAAEAPPLVAVVNNVLYAADYALQEVRRYYIENNSWVTIGRLPERIVSMNGWGLAFRACGNRLIVIGGPRALDGRVIEVNACVPGEGEPEWNLLASRQSGSFVYNCAVMGC; encoded by the coding sequence ATTGATTCTTTCCATTGACATGTTGGAGGGTCCATCGTTTCTCGTTTCAAGGGACTTACCAAGCTCATGTGAGCAAGAGACAGAGTGGATTTACAATACTTGCCGTGTGATGGAGCTCACGAACAATAAGCGTCGACTGGAACTAGAGGAAGAAGCTGTGTTGAGAAAGTCATGCAAGCTTTCAGATGCTGCTGAGGAACAAGAAACAAGGAAGAATTTCCTTGAGCTTTCCCTTTCCCTCAACCAATCGAATGACCAAAACCGTGCAGGTGATCAATCAGACTCAAGTTCTCTTATCCACCAATTAGGCCGGGACATAACAATTAACTGTCTCCTACGATGCTCGAGATCTGATTACGGTTCGATTGCCTCGTTGAACCAGAGTTTTCGTTCTCTCATCCGGAGTGGAGAGCTTTATCGGCTGAGGCGGCAAATGGGTATCATAGAACACTGGGTTTACTTCTCTTGCAATCTTCCTGAATGGGAGGCATTTGATCCGAACAGCGGCAGGTGGATGCGCTTGCCGAGAATGCCTTCTAATGAATGTTTTATCTGTTCTGATAAGGAGTCACTGGCTGTTGGGACAGAGCTTCTTGTTTTTGGAAAGGAAATTATGTCTCCTGTCATTTACAGATATAGCATTCTGATGAACTCATGGTCATCTGGTATGGAAATGAACATCCCTAGATGCTTGTTCGGTTCCGCCAGCCTTGGAGAAGTCGCCATATTAGCCGGCGGTTGTGACCCACACGGCAACATCTTGAGCTCTGCTGAGCTTTATAACTCAGAAACTGGAACCTGGGAGATTCTTCCAAACATGAATAAAGCAAGAAAGATGTGTTCTGGTGTGTTTTTAGATGGGAAATTTTATGTCATAGGTGGGATTGGGATAGGTTGCTCAAAGCAGTTAACATCCGGTGAGGAGTTTGATCTGCAGACGAGAAAATGGCGTGAAATTCCCAACATGTTCCCGAGGAGAAATGGAGGATCTGGGGTGACTGAGTTACCACCTGCCGCAGAGGCACCTCCTTTGGTTGCAGTTGTAAATAATGTACTTTATGCTGCAGATTATGCACTGCAAGAGGTGAGGAGATACTATATAGAAAATAACTCATGGGTTACTATTGGAAGATTACCGGAGCGGATAGTCTCGATGAATGGCTGGGGATTAGCCTTTCGAGCTTGTGGGAATCGCCTAATTGTTATTGGCGGTCCAAGAGCCTTGGATGGAAGGGTGATCGAAGTTAATGCTTGTGTCCCCGGCGAAGGTGAACCAGAGTGGAACCTGCTAGCCAGCCGGCAATCCGGGAGCTTCGTGTATAATTGTGCGGTGATGGGATGCTGA
- the LOC130739923 gene encoding F-box/kelch-repeat protein At1g74510-like isoform X2, protein MLEGPSFLVSRDLPSSCEQETEWIYNTCRVMELTNNKRRLELEEEAVLRKSCKLSDAAEEQETRKNFLELSLSLNQSNDQNRAGDQSDSSSLIHQLGRDITINCLLRCSRSDYGSIASLNQSFRSLIRSGELYRLRRQMGIIEHWVYFSCNLPEWEAFDPNSGRWMRLPRMPSNECFICSDKESLAVGTELLVFGKEIMSPVIYRYSILMNSWSSGMEMNIPRCLFGSASLGEVAILAGGCDPHGNILSSAELYNSETGTWEILPNMNKARKMCSGVFLDGKFYVIGGIGIGCSKQLTSGEEFDLQTRKWREIPNMFPRRNGGSGVTELPPAAEAPPLVAVVNNVLYAADYALQEVRRYYIENNSWVTIGRLPERIVSMNGWGLAFRACGNRLIVIGGPRALDGRVIEVNACVPGEGEPEWNLLASRQSGSFVYNCAVMGC, encoded by the coding sequence ATGTTGGAGGGTCCATCGTTTCTCGTTTCAAGGGACTTACCAAGCTCATGTGAGCAAGAGACAGAGTGGATTTACAATACTTGCCGTGTGATGGAGCTCACGAACAATAAGCGTCGACTGGAACTAGAGGAAGAAGCTGTGTTGAGAAAGTCATGCAAGCTTTCAGATGCTGCTGAGGAACAAGAAACAAGGAAGAATTTCCTTGAGCTTTCCCTTTCCCTCAACCAATCGAATGACCAAAACCGTGCAGGTGATCAATCAGACTCAAGTTCTCTTATCCACCAATTAGGCCGGGACATAACAATTAACTGTCTCCTACGATGCTCGAGATCTGATTACGGTTCGATTGCCTCGTTGAACCAGAGTTTTCGTTCTCTCATCCGGAGTGGAGAGCTTTATCGGCTGAGGCGGCAAATGGGTATCATAGAACACTGGGTTTACTTCTCTTGCAATCTTCCTGAATGGGAGGCATTTGATCCGAACAGCGGCAGGTGGATGCGCTTGCCGAGAATGCCTTCTAATGAATGTTTTATCTGTTCTGATAAGGAGTCACTGGCTGTTGGGACAGAGCTTCTTGTTTTTGGAAAGGAAATTATGTCTCCTGTCATTTACAGATATAGCATTCTGATGAACTCATGGTCATCTGGTATGGAAATGAACATCCCTAGATGCTTGTTCGGTTCCGCCAGCCTTGGAGAAGTCGCCATATTAGCCGGCGGTTGTGACCCACACGGCAACATCTTGAGCTCTGCTGAGCTTTATAACTCAGAAACTGGAACCTGGGAGATTCTTCCAAACATGAATAAAGCAAGAAAGATGTGTTCTGGTGTGTTTTTAGATGGGAAATTTTATGTCATAGGTGGGATTGGGATAGGTTGCTCAAAGCAGTTAACATCCGGTGAGGAGTTTGATCTGCAGACGAGAAAATGGCGTGAAATTCCCAACATGTTCCCGAGGAGAAATGGAGGATCTGGGGTGACTGAGTTACCACCTGCCGCAGAGGCACCTCCTTTGGTTGCAGTTGTAAATAATGTACTTTATGCTGCAGATTATGCACTGCAAGAGGTGAGGAGATACTATATAGAAAATAACTCATGGGTTACTATTGGAAGATTACCGGAGCGGATAGTCTCGATGAATGGCTGGGGATTAGCCTTTCGAGCTTGTGGGAATCGCCTAATTGTTATTGGCGGTCCAAGAGCCTTGGATGGAAGGGTGATCGAAGTTAATGCTTGTGTCCCCGGCGAAGGTGAACCAGAGTGGAACCTGCTAGCCAGCCGGCAATCCGGGAGCTTCGTGTATAATTGTGCGGTGATGGGATGCTGA
- the LOC130740085 gene encoding pectinesterase 3 — protein sequence MDTVKVLKGYGKVEEEKHNHHHHHHHNLEDQQQRNQHHHRKASTAIISILAILFFTLALAFTLATLLHHTTTTTKPPHKQQQPLNSADSIRTVCNVTRFPDSCIAAVSSSNDHPTDPQSILTLSLRASVDELASVASSLGVKASSSNGQGVADCKDQVDDALSRLNDSLSAMAVVPGGVTLTDAKISDIQTWVSAAVTDQQTCLDGLEEVGSVVVEEVKNMMKKSSEYVSNSLAIVANIRTLSQQFHMPLH from the coding sequence atggacACAGTCAAGGTTTTGAAAGGTTATGGCAAAGtggaggaagaaaaacacaaccaccaccaccaccaccaccacaacctcgAAGACCAACAACAACGCAATCAACACCACCACCGTAAAGCTTCCACCGCCATAATCTCCATCCTCGCCATCCTCTTCTTCACTCTCGCCTTGGCTTTCACCCTCGCCACCCTCCTCcaccacaccaccaccaccaccaagccaccgcacaaacaacaacaacctcTCAACTCAGCCGACTCCATCCGCACCGTCTGCAACGTCACTCGCTTCCCGGACTCCTGCATCGCCGCCGTCTCCTCCTCCAACGACCACCCCACCGACCCACAATCCATCCTCACCCTCTCCCTCCGCGCCTCCGTGGACGAGCTCGCCTCCGTCGCCTCCTCGCTCGGAGTCAAGGCCTCAAGTTCTAACGGCCAGGGGGTTGCCGATTGCAAGGACCAAGTAGACGACGCGCTGAGTCGACTCAACGACTCGCTGTCAGCGATGGCGGTGGTTCCCGGCGGTGTGACGCTGACGGATGCGAAGATCAGCGATATTCAGACGTGGGTGAGCGCGGCGGTGACGGATCAGCAGACTTGCCTTGATGGGTTGGAGGAGGTTGGGTCTGTGGTGGTTGAAGAGGTGAAGAATATGATGAAGAAATCAAGTGAGTACGTTAGCAACAGCTTGGCCATTGTTGCTAACATACGCACCTTGTCACAACAATTCCACATGCCACTCCATTGA
- the LOC130737317 gene encoding uncharacterized protein LOC130737317, producing MAIIDEVEIEGAGIETDTHDRSFDNGDFDNGDSDSEEGFDDDDHEGGTDSEHDGDDSGESEDNEYGSQSEHDDNDGHGSNDEESHTSVVDPANTIGIDGPEDMGNVDFRNLSREDLMKYHFVDREVAFTFYNWYARLRGFSARKSRLLCNKKGVPIQQTLVCYRQGLKEKRTVDVNRLRRRSRKNVRCGCQALCRVHID from the exons ATGGCCATCATCGACGAAGTAGAAATAGAG GGAGCTGGAATAGAAACAGACACACATGATCGAAGTTTTGATAATGGAGATTTTGACAATGGAGATTCAGATTCAGAGGAAggttttgatgatgatgatcatgaGGGTGGGACTGATTCAGAACATGATGGGGATGACTCCGGTGAGTCAGAGGACAATGAATATGGTTCACAATCAGAGCATGATGATAATGATGGTCATGGTTCGAATGATGAGGAATCCCATACTTCAGTTGTGGATCCTGCTAATACAATTGGTATAGATGGACCGGAGGACATGGGTAATGTTGATTTCAGGAATCTGAGTAGGGAAGATTTAATGAAGTATCACTTTGTAGATCGTGAAGTTGCTTTCACATTTTACAATTGGTATGCAAGGTTGAGAGGATTTTCAGCTCGTAAAAGCAGGCTATTGTGTAATAAAAAAGGTGTTCCGATTCAGCAGACACTTGTTTGTTATAGGCAAGGGCTGAAGGAGAAGAGAACTGTGGATGTTAATAGACTGAGACGCCGATCAAGGAAGAACGTGAGGTGTGGGTGTCAGGCCTTATGTCGTGTTCACATTGATTAA
- the LOC130737328 gene encoding protein FAR1-RELATED SEQUENCE 5-like: MTASTIINCNEGKMPLSVITDGDPAMRNAIGKVLPAAHHRLCGWHLLRNVTSNVHNLLFTSLFGKCTFGDYDIGQFQRKWDEMVEKCGVEEHIWVKDLYDRRQMWATTHIRGNFFAGFRTTSPVEGLHANVGRFINFNNNLVEFVQHYQRCIDLMRFKEVRADFESSHGEHPLETPLRLIERSASKISTNIFFKVRTVLRKALTTRVVVLKQTSMCTIYSISKYRCSDYRWLVVVSSSMSEIKCSCLRMESNGIPCEHLLAVIAFLDMDEIPKCLVLDRWTKDAKVSREGLQNGVVDSLTACRYEALRERCRRMCKLASRSLAQFEETNSLIMSHSHKLELLDNGGVNQDENNVDECLDGDVRDPEMVRSKGFRRMLHKGVVEPSVLYTVVVVDA, translated from the coding sequence ATGACTGCTTCAACAATTATTAACTGCAATGAAGGTAAAATGCCATTATCTGTCATCACTGATGGTGACCCAGCCATGCGAAATGCAATAGGTAAGGTGTTACCAGCAGCTCACCACAGGCTATGTGGATGGCATCTATTACGGAATGTCACAAGCAATGTGCACAACCTGTTGTTTACTTCCTTGTTTGGAAAATGCACGTTTGGTGATTATGACATTGGTCAATTTCAGAGGAAGTGGGATGAAATGGTTGAAAAGTGTGGTGTTGAAGAACACATTTGGGTTAAAGATTTGTATGATAGGAGGCAAATGTGGGCAACAACACATATTCGTGGCAATTTCTTTGCTGGTTTTAGGACTACTTCTCCTGTAGAAGGGTTGCATGCTAATGTTGGAAGGTTCATAAACTTCAACAATAACCTTGTGGAATTCGTACAACATTATCAAAGGTGTATTGATTTGATGAGATTCAAGGAAGTTCGCGCAGACTTTGAGTCTTCACATGGTGAACATCCATTGGAAACACCTCTTAGATTAATAGAGAGGTCAGCTTCAAAGATATCCACAAATATCTTTTTCAAAGTTCGTACTGTGTTAAGAAAGGCATTAACTACTCGGGTGGTTGTTTTGAAACAGACATCAATGTGCACAATTTATTCTATCTCCAAGTATCGCTGTAGTGATTATCGTTGGCTTGTTGTTGTTAGTTCATCAATGAGTGAAATAAAGTGTTCTTGCTTGAGGATGGAGTCCAATGGTATTCCATGTGAACATTTACTTGCTGTGATTGCGTTTTTAGATATGGACGAAATACCCAAGTGTTTGGTATTGGATAGATGGACAAAAGATGCAAAAGTGTCACGTGAGGGTCTGCAAAATGGTGTTGTAGATTCATTGACTGCATGTCGATATGAGGCGTTAAGGGAAAGGTGCAGGCGCATGTGTAAGTTGGCAAGCAGGTCCTTAGCACAGTTTGAGGAGACCAATTCCCTTATAATGTCTCATTCGCATAAACTTGAATTACTTGACAATGGCGGGGTAAACCAGGATGAGAATAATGTTGATGAATGCCTTGATGGGGATGTCAGAGACCCTGAAATGGTGAGGAGTAAGGGTTTTCGAAGGATGCTTCACAAAGGGGTGGTAGAGCCAAGCGTGCTGTACACTGTGGTCGTTGTGGATGCGTAG